Proteins encoded together in one Amblyraja radiata isolate CabotCenter1 chromosome 11, sAmbRad1.1.pri, whole genome shotgun sequence window:
- the LOC116978717 gene encoding tubulin alpha chain-like, which yields MPSDSTIGGGDDSFNTFFSETGAGKHVPRAVFIDLEPTVIDEVRTGTYRQLFHPEQLITGKEDAANNYARGHCSIGKEIVDLVLDRIRKLADLCTGLQGFLIFHSFGGGTGSGFTSLLMERLSVDYGKKSKLEFSVYPAPQISTAVVEPYNAVLVTHCTLEHSDCAFMMDNEAIYDVCRRNLDIERPTYTNLNRLMAQLVSSITASLRFDGALNVDLTEFQTNLVPYPRIHIPLVNYAPIISAEKAYHEELSVAQLTNACFEPANQLVKCDPRQGKYMACCMLYRGDVVPKDVNASIATIKTKRSIQFVDWCPTGFKVGINYQPPTVVPGGDLAKVQRALCMLSNTTAISMAWTRLNIKFDKMYAKRAFVHWYVGEGLEEGEFQDAREDMASLEKDYQEVAVDSADLERRGEEEE from the exons ATGCCCAGCGACTCGACCATCGGAGGCGGCGACGATTCGTTCAACACCTTCTTCAGCGAGACGGGTGCGGGCAAGCACGTACCAAGGGCCGTGTTCATCGACCTGGAGCCCACGGTGATCG ATGAGGTGCGGACCGGCACCTACCGGCAGCTCTTCCACCCCGAGCAGCTCATCACCGGCAAGGAGGACGCCGCCAATAACTACGCCCGGGGCCACTGCTCCATCGGCAAGGAGATCGTGGATCTCGTCCTGGATCGCATCCGGAAACTG GCCGATCTGTGCACTGGACTGCAGGGGTTCCTCATCTTCCACAgtttcggcggcggcaccggctcgggcttcacctccctcctcatggAGAGACTCTCCGTCGACTACGGCAAGAAATCCAAGCTGGAGTTTTCCGTCTACCCGGCGCCGCAGATCTCCACGGCTGTGGTCGAGCCCTACAACGCGGTGCTGGTCACCCACTGCACCCTGGAGCACTCCGACTGCGCCTTCATGATGGACAACGAGGCCATTTACGACGTGTGTCGGCGGAACCTGGACATCGAGCGACCCACCTATACCAACCTCAACCGCCTGATGGCACAGTTAGTGTCGTCAATCACCGCCTCGCTGCGGTTCGACGGCGCTCTCAACGTGGACCTGACAGAGTTCCAAACCAACCTGGTTCCCTACCCACGCATCCACATCCCGCTCGTCAACTATGCTCCCATTATTTCTGCAGAGAAGGCTTACCACGAGGAACTGTCCGTCGCCCAATTGACCAACGCCTGCTTCGAGCCGGCCAACCAGTTGGTGAAGTGCGACCCTCGCCAGGGGAAGTACATGGCGTGCTGTATGCtgtaccgcggggacgtggtgccCAAGGACGTCAACGCCTCCATCGCCACCATCAAGACCAAGCGCTCCATACAGTTCGTGGACTGGTGCCCGACCGGGTTCAAG GTGGGCATCAACTACCAGCCCCCGACAGTTGTGCCAGGGGGCGACCTGGCCAAGGTGCAACGCGCCCTCTGCATGCTGAGCAACACCACCGCCATCTCCATGGCCTGGACCCGCCTCAACATCAAGTTCGACAAGATGTACGCCAAGCGGGCCTTTGTCCACTGGTACGTGGGAGAGGGGCTGGAGGAAGGAGAGTTCCAGGACGCGCGGGAGGACATGGCGTCGCTGGAGAAGGACTACCAAGAGGTGGCCGTGGATTCCGCCGACctcgagagaaggggggaagaggaagaatAA